One segment of Streptomyces sp. XD-27 DNA contains the following:
- a CDS encoding DUF3107 domain-containing protein: protein MEVKIGVQHAPREITLESAQSAEEVERAVADALTGKAELLSLVDDRGRKVLVPADRLAYVEIGEPTVRKVGFSAL from the coding sequence GTGGAGGTCAAGATCGGCGTGCAGCACGCGCCCCGCGAGATCACCTTGGAGAGCGCGCAGTCTGCCGAGGAGGTCGAGCGCGCGGTGGCCGACGCGCTCACCGGCAAGGCGGAGCTGCTGAGCCTGGTGGACGACCGTGGCCGCAAGGTCCTGGTCCCGGCCGACCGGCTCGCGTACGTCGAGATCGGCGAGCCGACCGTCCGCAAGGTCGGCTTCAGCGCGCTGTAG
- a CDS encoding TetR/AcrR family transcriptional regulator, which translates to MTAIEQTEVRPRGTRLPRRARRNQLLGAAQEVFVAQGYHAAAMDDIAERAGVSKPVLYQHFPGKLDLYLALLDQHCEALLQAVRTALASTTENKQRVAATMDAYFAYVEDEGGAFRLVFESDLTNEPAVRERVDRVSLQCAEAISEVIAEDTGLSKDESMLLAVGLGGVSQVVARYWLSSESAVPRDTAVQLLTSLAWRGIAGFPLHGSETH; encoded by the coding sequence GTGACAGCCATCGAGCAGACCGAGGTGCGTCCGCGAGGCACGCGCCTTCCGCGCCGAGCCCGACGCAACCAGCTCCTGGGCGCGGCCCAGGAGGTCTTCGTGGCCCAGGGCTACCACGCGGCGGCGATGGACGACATCGCCGAGCGCGCGGGCGTCAGCAAGCCCGTTCTCTACCAGCACTTCCCCGGCAAGCTGGACCTCTATCTGGCCCTGCTGGACCAGCACTGCGAGGCGCTGCTCCAGGCCGTGCGCACCGCGCTGGCGTCGACGACGGAGAACAAGCAGCGGGTCGCGGCGACCATGGACGCGTACTTCGCGTACGTGGAGGACGAGGGCGGCGCCTTCCGGCTCGTCTTCGAGTCCGACCTGACCAACGAGCCCGCGGTGCGCGAGCGCGTGGACCGGGTGTCGTTGCAGTGTGCCGAGGCGATCAGCGAGGTCATCGCGGAGGACACCGGCCTGTCCAAGGACGAGTCGATGCTGCTCGCGGTGGGCCTGGGCGGGGTGTCCCAGGTCGTGGCGCGCTACTGGCTCTCCAGCGAGAGCGCGGTCCCGCGCGACACGGCGGTCCAGCTGCTCACCTCGCTCGCCTGGCGCGGCATCGCCGGTTTCCCGCTGCACGGCAGCGAGACCCACTGA
- a CDS encoding ferritin-like fold-containing protein — METPETPEKTPADTEQPAAEEATGIAAQDWAQASADPQYRAAVVDLLGALAYGELAAFERLAEDAKLAPTLDDKAELAKMASAEFHHFEQLRNRLAAIGEEPTTAMQPFAAALDEFHRQTAPSDWLEGLVKAYVGDSIASDFYREVAVRLDADTRALVLQVLDDTGHATFAVEKVRAAIESEPRVGGRLALWARRLMGEALSQAQRVVADRDALSTMLVGGVAAGFDLAEVGRMFSRITEAHTKRMAALGLAA, encoded by the coding sequence ATGGAGACGCCTGAGACGCCAGAGAAGACCCCCGCCGACACCGAGCAGCCCGCCGCGGAGGAGGCCACCGGCATCGCCGCCCAGGACTGGGCCCAGGCATCGGCGGACCCGCAGTACCGGGCCGCCGTGGTGGACCTCCTGGGCGCCCTTGCCTACGGCGAGCTGGCCGCCTTCGAGCGGCTCGCGGAGGACGCCAAGCTGGCGCCGACGCTCGACGACAAGGCCGAGCTGGCGAAGATGGCGTCGGCCGAGTTCCACCACTTCGAGCAGCTGCGGAACCGGCTGGCGGCGATCGGCGAGGAGCCGACCACGGCCATGCAGCCCTTCGCCGCGGCGCTGGACGAGTTCCACCGCCAGACCGCGCCGTCCGACTGGCTGGAGGGCCTGGTCAAGGCGTACGTCGGCGACTCGATCGCCAGCGACTTCTACCGCGAGGTGGCGGTCCGGCTGGACGCGGACACCCGCGCCCTCGTCCTCCAGGTGCTCGACGACACCGGCCACGCGACCTTCGCCGTGGAGAAGGTGCGGGCCGCGATCGAGTCCGAGCCGCGGGTCGGCGGCCGGCTGGCCCTGTGGGCGCGCCGTCTGATGGGCGAGGCGCTCTCCCAGGCCCAGCGGGTGGTCGCCGACCGCGACGCGCTGTCCACCATGCTGGTGGGCGGGGTGGCGGCCGGCTTCGACCTCGCCGAGGTCGGCCGGATGTTCTCGCGGATCACCGAGGCGCACACCAAGCGGATGGCCGCGCTGGGCCTGGCGGCGTGA